The Vitis vinifera cultivar Pinot Noir 40024 chromosome 12, ASM3070453v1 genome has a segment encoding these proteins:
- the LOC100854493 gene encoding NAD-dependent protein deacetylase HST1 codes for MKLHDYGIDRHYIFLLCNGILVFIVKNSGLINNSPSWGTDLNDVGIKNRDSQGPAPEFYKIKPLAAREKAVMEVEEEEGRENGLVITEEEVDVEVEEEEERQMGQENWFLVIKEEEEEEEEETGLLSAEELNKKCDDFIKKMREGIKFEAQQLVMF; via the coding sequence ATGAAACTCCATGACTATGGCATTGACAGGCACTACATATTCCTACTTTGCAACGGTATACtagtttttattgttaaaaactctGGTTTGATCAATAATTCTCCATCTTGGGGGACGGATCTTAACGATGTGGGCATCAAGAACAGGGACAGTCAAGGTCCAGCACctgaattttacaaaataaaaccaCTGGCCGCAAGGGAAAAAGCTGTTATGGAAGTTGAGGAAGAGGAAGGGAGAGAAAATGGACTAGTGATCACAGAGGAAGAAGTTGATGTGGAAgttgaagaagaggaagaaagacaAATGGGCCAAGAAAACTGGTTTCTAGTTATcaaagaagaggaagaggaagaggaagaagaaactGGGTTGCTGAGTGCAGAGGAATTAAACAAGAAATGTGATGATTTCATAAAGAAGATGAGGGAAGGAATCAAATTTGAAGCACAACAACTGGTTATGTTCTAA
- the LOC100264918 gene encoding glucose-6-phosphate 1-dehydrogenase, chloroplastic — protein sequence MATRINPCSSSSFKHDVHIPTRRITIASSRTYRTSKWVSQISSGIHAKRHLELKSSNGYPLNAVPLQDGNPLTEDHIAPQLKERPFISGSESPESTLSITVVGASGDLAKKKIFPALFALFYEDWLPENFAVFGYARTKMTDEELRDMISKTLTCRIDKSANCGDKMDQFLKRCFYHSGQYSSEEHFAELDKKLKEKEGGKLPNRLFYLSIPPNIFVDVVRCASLRASSASGWTRVIVEKPFGRDSQSSGELTRSLKKYLNEDQIFRIDHYLGKELVENLSVLRFSNLVFEPLWSRNYIRNVQLIFSEDFGTEGRGGYFDNYGIIRDIMQNHLLQILALFAMETPVSLDAEDIRNEKVKVLRSMRPLQLEDVIVGQYKGHSKGGQSYPAYTDDPTVPKGSITPTFAAAALFINNARWDGVPFLMKAGKALHTRRAEIRVQFRHVPGNLYKRNFGTDLDKATNELVLRVQPDEAIYLKINNKVPGLGMKLDRSDLNLLYRARYPRGIPDAYERLLLDAIEGERRLFIRSDELDAAWALFTPLLKESEEKKIIPELYPYGSRGPVGAHYLAAKHNVRWGDLSGEEL from the exons ATGGCAACACGTATTAATCCTTGTTCATCCTCTTCATTCAAGCATGATGTACACATACCCACAAGAAGGATCACAATTGCATCATCTAGAACATATCGTACTTCCAAATGGGTCTCTCAGATATCTTCAGGAATCCATGCAAAAAGGCATTTGGAGCTCAAATCCTCAAATGGGTATCCACTAAATGCTGTTCCTTTGCAGGATG GAAATCCTCTGACCGAAGATCACATTGCACCTCAACTGAAAGAGAGGCCATTTATCTCAGGATCAGAAAGCCCAGAGTCTACTCTCAGCATAACAGTTGTCGGCGCCTCAGGAGACCTtgcaaagaagaaaatttttcCAGCACTTTTTGCTCTTTTCTATGAAGATTGGCTGCCTGAG AATTTTGCAGTTTTTGGTTATGCTCGAACTAAAATGACAGATGAGGAGCTAAGGGACATGATTAGCAAAACCTTGACTTGCAGAATTGATAAGAG TGCAAATTGTGGTGACAAGATGGACCAGTTCTTAAAAAGATGCTTTTACCATTCGGGTCAGTACAGCTCTGAGGAGCATTTTGCAGAATTGGACAAGAAGCTAAAAGAGAAAGAA GGTGGAAAACTACCAAATAGGTTATTTTACTTATCAATACCTCCAAACATCTTTGTGGATGTGGTGAGATGTGCTAGTCTCAGAGCTTCTTCGGCAAGTGGATGGACAAGGGTCATTGTTGAAAAGCCTTTTGGCCGTGATTCACAGTCATCTGGAGAGCTCACTAGATCCTTGAAGAAGTACCTCAATGAGGACCAAATATTCAG GATTGACCATTACTTGGGGAAGGAGCTGGTTGAGAATCTGTCAGTACTTCGATTCTCAAATCTTGTTTTTGAGCCTTTATGGTCCAGGAATTACATCCGCAATGTGCAGCTGATATTTTCTGAAGATTTTGGCACAGAGGGACGGGGAGG ATACTTTGATAATTATGGTATCATCCGAGATATAATGCAAAATCATCTCCTTCAGATACTGGCACTATTCGCAATGGAGACACCTGTCAGCTTAGATGCTGAGGACATTAGAAATGAAAAG GTCAAGGTTTTGAGGTCAATGAGACCACTGCAGCTTGAAGACGTGATTGTGGGCCAATACAAAGGCCATAGCAAGGGTGGCCAATCATATCCTGCTTATACTGATGATCCAACTGTGCCAAAAGGCAGTATCACCCCAACTTTTGCAGCTGCAGCTCTCTTTATTAATAATGCCCGATGGGATGGGGTTCCTTTCTTGATGAAGGCAGGCAAAGCTCTCCATACTAGGCG AGCAGAGATCAGAGTGCAGTTCAGACATGTCCCAGGTAACTTGTACAAGCGGAACTTTGGGACTGATTTAGACAAGGCTACAAATGAGCTTGTGCTTCGCGTGCAACCAGATGAAGCAATTTACTTGAAGATTAACAACAAGGTTCCTGGTCTTGGAATGAAACTGGACCGTAGTGATCTTAATCTCCTATACAGAGCGAG GTATCCAAGAGGAATACCAGATGCTTATGAGAGGCTGCTCTTAGATGCAATAGAAGGAGAACGAAGGTTGTTCATTAGAAGTGATGAGCTTGATGCTGCTTGGGCACTATTCACACCATTGTTGAAGGAATCGGAAGAGAAGAAAATCATTCCAGAGCTCTACCCCTATGGTAGCAGGGGACCAGTTGGAGCACATTATCTTGCTGCAAAGCATAATGTTCGATGGGGAGATCTCAGTGGCGAGGAATTGTAA
- the LOC100249511 gene encoding transcriptional regulator STERILE APETALA isoform X2 produces MVCSTWRAVSRSDLLWRNLCRRIWGRARRLHDTWREEFIYRHRTAMNFRNRRYNYTTLDFDPAYVSSGTATALSCRCLALSDFHLAVGFEDGTVRLFDLATRLHVSTCLPHHNVLMGPFSRAVSGIILSRARLVFASLHGDVNVAALDIVAPLDPVIPTRHVHLGQGASDGALVDFAGCSRWWVGLYAGAPGQAFRIWDGETEELVFVGGTLTDPEAVMGWHMFTELADFVGRVRVTSQESAVACTSRRVIVFNLRNGGNVHGEQEFAPGFIVGSLDANNEAYVIVDGRGVASVRRAENLEEVCRFVVGGTSQRRVLGCMNGGYALMCIGSVIRAWEVERGVYLYNLRERTLGDLVAMVADDRYVAACNSDTTIHLWDFGAQ; encoded by the exons ATG GTGTGCTCAACATGGCGGGCAGTGTCTCGATCGGACCTTCTATGGCGCAACCTCTGCCGCCGTATCTGGGGCCGGGCACGGCGGCTTCATGACACATGGCGGGAAGAGTTTATCTACCGCCACCGCACCGCCATGAACTTTCGGAACCGCCGGTATAACTATACGACACTGGATTTTGACCCAGCTTACGTCAGCTCCGGCACAGCCACAGCTCTCTCCTGCCGCTGCCTGGCACTCTCCGACTTCCACCTCGCCGTGGGTTTCGAGGATGGCACCGTTCGCCTCTTTGACCTCGCCACCCGCCTCCACGTCAGCACCTGCCTCCCTCATCACAATGTTCTTATGGGTCCCTTCTCCCGCGCCGTCTCTGGCATCATCCTCTCTCGCGCCCGCCTCGTCTTCGCTTCCCTCCACGGCGACGTCAACGTCGCGGCTCTCGACATCGTTGCCCCTCTCGATCCCGTTATCCCCACTCGCCACGTCCATTTGGGACAGGGCGCCAGCGACGGAGCCCTAGTCGACTTCGCCGGCTGCAGCCGCTGGTGGGTCGGCCTCTACGCCGGCGCCCCTGGCCAAGCCTTCCGCATCTGGGATGGCGAAACCGAAGAGCTCGTCTTCGTCGGTGGGACCCTCACCGACCCAGAAGCCGTCATGGGCTGGCACATGTTCACAGAGTTAGCCGATTTCGTTGGCCGAGTGCGAGTCACGAGCCAGGAATCGGCCGTGGCATGCACGAGTCGCCGAGTCATCGTCTTCAACCTTAGAAACGGAGGCAATGTACACGGGGAACAAGAGTTCGCGCCAGGGTTTATCGTGGGCAGCCTCGACGCCAACAATGAGGCGTACGTTATCGTGGACGGGAGGGGCGTGGCTAGCGTACGCAGGGCGGAGAATCTAGAAGAGGTGTGCAGGTTTGTAGTGGGAGGTACCTCGCAGAGGCGAGTTTTGGGGTGCATGAACGGGGGGTACGCCCTGATGTGCATCGGGAGTGTGATAAGAGCGTGGGAGGTGGAACGTGGGGTGTATCTGTACAACTTGAGGGAAAGAACGTTAGGGGATCTGGTTGCCATGGTGGCAGATGATAGATACGTGGCAGCATGCAACAGTGACACCACGATTCACTTGTGGGACTTTGGGGCCCAATAA
- the LOC100249511 gene encoding transcriptional regulator STERILE APETALA isoform X1, with translation MSSSSSSSSSSSSSSQDGEVGGGGGGGGDFEGPSSSRRRSGNGVWPEPFVEALASQVAIDASRSIGRLAAAPALANVFQVCSTWRAVSRSDLLWRNLCRRIWGRARRLHDTWREEFIYRHRTAMNFRNRRYNYTTLDFDPAYVSSGTATALSCRCLALSDFHLAVGFEDGTVRLFDLATRLHVSTCLPHHNVLMGPFSRAVSGIILSRARLVFASLHGDVNVAALDIVAPLDPVIPTRHVHLGQGASDGALVDFAGCSRWWVGLYAGAPGQAFRIWDGETEELVFVGGTLTDPEAVMGWHMFTELADFVGRVRVTSQESAVACTSRRVIVFNLRNGGNVHGEQEFAPGFIVGSLDANNEAYVIVDGRGVASVRRAENLEEVCRFVVGGTSQRRVLGCMNGGYALMCIGSVIRAWEVERGVYLYNLRERTLGDLVAMVADDRYVAACNSDTTIHLWDFGAQ, from the exons ATGTcgtcgtcttcttcttcttcctcctcgtcttcttcatcttcacaaGATGGCGAGGttggtggtggaggtggtgggGGTGGTGATTTCGAGGGTCCTTCCTCTTCTCGGCGACGTTCCGGAAATGGGGTTTGGCCGGAGCCTTTTGTGGAGGCTCTGGCTTCCCAAGTGGCCATTGATGCTTCTCGGAGCATTGGTCGTCTGGCCGCTGCTCCTGCCCTCGCCAATGTCTTCCAG GTGTGCTCAACATGGCGGGCAGTGTCTCGATCGGACCTTCTATGGCGCAACCTCTGCCGCCGTATCTGGGGCCGGGCACGGCGGCTTCATGACACATGGCGGGAAGAGTTTATCTACCGCCACCGCACCGCCATGAACTTTCGGAACCGCCGGTATAACTATACGACACTGGATTTTGACCCAGCTTACGTCAGCTCCGGCACAGCCACAGCTCTCTCCTGCCGCTGCCTGGCACTCTCCGACTTCCACCTCGCCGTGGGTTTCGAGGATGGCACCGTTCGCCTCTTTGACCTCGCCACCCGCCTCCACGTCAGCACCTGCCTCCCTCATCACAATGTTCTTATGGGTCCCTTCTCCCGCGCCGTCTCTGGCATCATCCTCTCTCGCGCCCGCCTCGTCTTCGCTTCCCTCCACGGCGACGTCAACGTCGCGGCTCTCGACATCGTTGCCCCTCTCGATCCCGTTATCCCCACTCGCCACGTCCATTTGGGACAGGGCGCCAGCGACGGAGCCCTAGTCGACTTCGCCGGCTGCAGCCGCTGGTGGGTCGGCCTCTACGCCGGCGCCCCTGGCCAAGCCTTCCGCATCTGGGATGGCGAAACCGAAGAGCTCGTCTTCGTCGGTGGGACCCTCACCGACCCAGAAGCCGTCATGGGCTGGCACATGTTCACAGAGTTAGCCGATTTCGTTGGCCGAGTGCGAGTCACGAGCCAGGAATCGGCCGTGGCATGCACGAGTCGCCGAGTCATCGTCTTCAACCTTAGAAACGGAGGCAATGTACACGGGGAACAAGAGTTCGCGCCAGGGTTTATCGTGGGCAGCCTCGACGCCAACAATGAGGCGTACGTTATCGTGGACGGGAGGGGCGTGGCTAGCGTACGCAGGGCGGAGAATCTAGAAGAGGTGTGCAGGTTTGTAGTGGGAGGTACCTCGCAGAGGCGAGTTTTGGGGTGCATGAACGGGGGGTACGCCCTGATGTGCATCGGGAGTGTGATAAGAGCGTGGGAGGTGGAACGTGGGGTGTATCTGTACAACTTGAGGGAAAGAACGTTAGGGGATCTGGTTGCCATGGTGGCAGATGATAGATACGTGGCAGCATGCAACAGTGACACCACGATTCACTTGTGGGACTTTGGGGCCCAATAA
- the LOC100259728 gene encoding omega-hydroxypalmitate O-feruloyl transferase produces MDGIYKNGKVFSIKKSQPILVQSEGATHDKEFYFLSNLDQNIAVIIQTVYCFKQDGMNSSKNVANVIKQALAKVLVHFYPLAGKLTISPDGKLIVECSNDGVPFVEAVADCSMDVLGDISTIPDPAMLGELVHTVPEAKNILEMPLLTAQVTRFKCGGFVLGMTINHCMTDGISAMEFVNSWAETARGISLSVPPFVDRSILRSRQPPKINYDHKEFMEIKDKSNMERLYQEEQMVYKSFHFDQEKLGRLKKLAMEDEVIKSCTSFTVLTALVWRARSKALKMRSDQETKLLFAVDGRSKFNPPLPKGYFGNGIVLTCCLCKVGELIEKPFSYAVGLVQDAIKMVNEDFIRSTIDYFEVTRARPSLTATLLITSWTRLSFDTTNFGWGDPTQSGCVTLPEKEVALFLSKGKEKGTTLLLGLPLTAMKTFQELIQA; encoded by the exons ATGGATGGAATATACAAAAATGGAAaagttttttctattaagaaatCACAGCCCATTTTAGTTCAATCCGAGGGGGCAACTCATGATAAAGAGTTCTATTTCTTATCCAACCTTGATCAGAACATCGCTGTTATCATTCAAACAGTGTACTGTTTCAAGCAAGATGGAATGAATAGTAGTAAAAACGTCGCGAATGTGATCAAGCAAGCGTTGGCAAAAGTTCTAGTTCATTTCTACCCGTTGGCTGGGAAGTTAACAATTAGTCCTGATGGAAAGCTTATTGTAGAGTGCTCGAACGACGGTGTGCCTTTTGTTGAAGCCGTTGCAGACTGTAGTATGGATGTGTTGGGTGATATCAGTACTATACCTGATCCTGCCATGTTGGGAGAGCTTGTTCATACTGTTCCCGAAGCGAAAAACATACTAGAAATGCCTCTTCTGACTGCACAG GTAACAAGGTTCAAGTGTGGAGGATTTGTTCTTGGCATGACAATTAATCACTGCATGACTGACGGAATATCTGCAATGGAGTTTGTAAATTCATGGGCAGAGACAGCTAGAGGGATATCACTGAGCGTCCCACCTTTTGTGGACAGATCCATATTGAGATCTAGACAACCACCTAAGATCAATTATGACCATAAAGAGTTCATGGAGATAAAGGACAAGTCAAACATGGAGCGTCTCTATCAAGAAGAGCAAATGGTATATAAATCATTCCATTTTGATCAGGAAAAGCTAGGGCGATTAAAGAAACTAGCAATGGAGGATGAGGTGATAAAGAGCTGCACAAGCTTCACAGTGCTCACAGCTCTAGTGTGGCGTGCCCGAAGCAAGGCACTCAAGATGAGATCCGACCAAGAAACCAAGCTACTATTTGCAGTTGATGGGAGATCCAAGTTCAATCCACCCTTGCCCAAAGGGTACTTTGGCAATGGTATTGTCCTAACTTGTTGTCTTTGCAAGGTAGGAGAATTGATCGAAAAACCGTTTTCTTATGCAGTGGGCCTAGTACAAGATGCAATAAAAATGGTGAACGAGGACTTTATCCGTTCAACCATTGATTACTTTGAAGTAACTAGAGCAAGGCCTTCGTTAACTGCCACCCTTTTGATCACTTCATGGACTAGACTCTCTTTTGATACTACCAACTTTGGGTGGGGAGATCCTACACAATCTGGTTGTGTGACCTTGCCTGAGAAAGAAGTGGCTTTGTTTCTctcaaaaggaaaagagaagggCACCACTTTACTTTTGGGATTGCCCCTTACTGCCATGAAGACCTTCCAAGAGCTTATTCAAGCTTAG
- the LOC100254619 gene encoding transcriptional adapter ADA2 produces the protein MGRSRAVLHSTDDDQGSHRSKRRKTASTADNLEGATAGQGMSEGKRASYHCNYCSKDISGKIRTKCVVCPDFDLCIECFSIGAEVTPHVCFHPYRVMDNLSFPLICPDWNADEEMLLLEGIEMYGLGNWSEVSEHVGTKRKSECIDHYVAIYMNSPCFPLPDMSHVLGKTRAELLAMARGEDEVKKGSPTHGELTLKVESPLSARVKVEESRKEEIQSDMVSSSTKTSAGAVKRASNMAQVKDGRDNIKVEETQTDRSVGEKKPRTSGDEGPSVTELSGYNFKRQEFDVEYDNDAEQLLADMEFKDTDTDAEHELKLQVLHIYSKRLDERKRRKDFILERNLLYPDPFEKNLSPEERDVNQRFKVFMRFHSKEEHEELLRVVLEEHWIQKRIQDLQDARAAGCRTSAEAERYLEEKGKKEAEESAQQAKESAEAGPSGGKVLQRVNTAKGESDGSPRGGGRGSAGLEPGIKDTSSTTAGHAILRSLDVWDITGFPGEDLLSETEKQLCSEIRILPSHYLNMLHTMLTETLNGNITRKSDAHGLFKVEPSKVDKVYDMFVKKGIVKS, from the exons ATGGGTCGTTCTCGCGCAGTTCTGCATTCTACTGACGATGATCAAGGTTCACACAG ATCCAAGAGAAGAAAGACTGCTTCAACAGCAGACAATTTAGAGGGTGCAACTGCAG GCCAAGGAATGAGTGAGGGGAAGAGAGCTTCATACCACTGTAATTATTGCAGCAAAGATATCTCAGGAAAGATCCGTACCAAATGTGTAGTTTGTCCCGATTTTGACCTTTGCATTGAATGCTTTTCCATTGGAGCTGAGGTTACACCTCACGTATGCTTTCATCCATATCGGGTCATG GACAATTTATCGTTCCCACTCATTTGTCCTGATTGGAATGCAGATGAAGAGATGTTACTTCTGGAG GGAATTGAAATGTACGGACTGGGGAACTGGAGTGAAGTTTCAGAACATGTTGGAACCAAAAGAAAATCAGAATGTATCGATCACTATGTTGCTATATACATGAATTCCCCATGCTTTCCTCTTCCT gACATGTCCCATGTTCTTGGAAAGACTAGGGCTGAGCTCCTTGCCATGGCCAGGGGAGAAGATGAAGTCAAGAAAG GATCCCCTACACATGGGGAGTTAACTCTGAAAGTGGAATCTCCCTTATCTGCAAGAGTCAA GGTTGAAGAATCAAGAAAAGAAG AGATCCAATCCGACATGGTTTCTAGCAGCACTAAAACATCTGCAGGTGCAGTTAAGAGGGCATCTAACATGGCCCAGGTTAAGGATGGTCGTGATAACATTAAAGTGGAAG AAACTCAAACAGACAGAAGTGTTGGAGAGAAAAAGCCTAGGACCTCAGGGGATGAGGGGCCTTCTGTGACAGAGCTGAGTGGATACAATTTCAAGAGGCAAGAGTTTGATGTTGAGTATGATAATGATGCTGAGCAGTTACTGGCTGATATGGAATTCAAGGATACTGACACTGATGCTGAGCATGAACTGAAACTGCAAGTTCTGCATATTTATTCCAAAAG GCTTGATGAGAGGAAACGCAGGAAGGATTTCATATTGGAAAGAAATCTACTTTACCCTGACCCTTTTGAGAAGAACCTCTCACCCGAAGAGAGGGACGTAAATCAGCGCTTCAAGGTCTTTATGCGGTTCCACTCAAAAGAAGAACATGAGGAACTGCTTAGGGTTGTGCTCGAGGAACATTGGATTCAGAAAAGAATACAAGATCTTCAG GATGCCCGAGCTGCTGGCTGCCGTACATCTGCTGAGGCAGAGAGATATCTTGAAgagaaagggaagaaagaagCTGAAGAAAGTGCCCAACAAGCAAAGGAAAGTGCTGAGGCTGGTCCTAGTGGGGGTAAAGTCTTACAGAGGGTGAACACTGCCAAAGGAGAATCTGATGGCAGTCCTCGGGGAGGTGGAAGAGGTTCTGCAGGTCTAGAGCCTGGAATCAAGGACACTTCTTCAACAACTGCAGGACATGCTATCTTAAGATCCCTAGATGTTTGGGATATCACTGGATTTCCGGGGGAAGATTTACTCTCAGAAACT GAGAAACAGCTTTGCAGTGAGATCAGAATCCTCCCTTCACATTATCTCAACATGCTGCACACCATGTTGACAGAGACGTTAAATGGAAACATCACCAGGAAATCAGATGCCCATGGCCTGTTCAAGGTTGAACCAAGCAAAGTAGACAAAGTGTACGATATGTTTGTGAAGAAGGGAATTGTTAAGTCATAG